Below is a genomic region from Bos javanicus breed banteng chromosome 13, ARS-OSU_banteng_1.0, whole genome shotgun sequence.
ttccaggcaatagtactggagtggattgccatttccttctccagtggatcttcccgacccagggattgaacctgggtctcctgcattgtagacagacgctttaccgtctaagccaccagggaagtcttattttatatatagtagtgtgtgtattttaatcccaaactgctaatttatccctccccactttccctttggtaaccgtaggtttgttttgtatgtctgtgatctgtttccattttgtaaataagttcatttttatcatattttagatttcacatataagtgatatcatatgatatttgtctttctctgtctgacttacttcagttcatatgatcatctccaggtccatccatgttgttccacatggcataatttcattctttttttatgctgAGTAAGGcaatcggagaagacaatggcaccccactccagtactcttgcctggaaaatcccatggacagaggagcctggtgggctgcagtccatggggtcgctaagagttggacatgactgagcgacttcactttcactctccactttcatgcattggaggaggaatggcaacccactccagtattcttgcctggagaatcccagggacgggggagcctggtgggctgccgtctacagggtcgcacagagttggacatgactgaagcgacttagcagcagcagcagcagcaagaagacaatggcaccccactccagtactcttgcctggaaaatcccatggacggaggagcctggtgggctgcagttcatgggggttgcgaagagtcggacatggctgagcgacttcacgttcacttttcactatcatgcattggagaaggaaatggcaaccctggagtcagtgttcttgcctggagaatcccagggatggcggagcctggtgggctgccgtctatggggtcgctcagagtcggacacgactgaagcgacttagcagcagcagcagcaagctcatttttaaatgtatctgaCATCATActttatataaattacataacATATGCTTTTCATTCAACATTTTAACATAAGCATTTCCTATGTCATacaggtttttttgggggggtaaaTATAAAAGTTTGCATAACATACCATTGtactattttcctttaaatgcCACCAAAAAGTGAATGGTTAACTATGTTGGTTCTTGGTTTTTACCCTTGCAAATAATGGTGCCGTGAATGCCACTCTGCCTAAATCTTTCCATTTTGGATTCTTTCTTTTGTAATTCATTCGCTTATgtcatttgcccatttttctaatagatatctcaagtattttaaaaatgatgtatatAAAATTGCCTTATACATAGCTCTTATATATGAAGGGTTATACATAAATCCTTTTTATATACATCAACATTTTTGCCTATTATGATATGGAGTTTTTGTATTTTGGGGTTGTTAAATCTCTAGCCTGTTTCCTTGGTGAAATTTGCTCTACTTTTAAGCTTAGCACATCCTTTTTTATTTAGAGCACATAAGAAAAGTGAAATCTCAAGATATGAAATGATAACATCTTTAATTTACTGCAGTGGGTTTTAATATGTATCAGGCTGTACATCAATTTTGGTTTTATTCCTTTCTAATAACAAATTTTTTTCTGGGTGAGTAAGCttgattttattcatatatagTATGTCTTAACTCCTTCTTAGCTCATCATACAATAGGTGCTTAATTTATGTTCCTTGAACTAGAGTCCTTGATTcccttgttccttttcttttttttttttttggctgcatcacacagcatataggatcttagttctctaaccagggatagaacccatgacccctgcaatggaagtgtggagtcttaacctctggatagCAAGGGAAGTCCAGTTCAATCATTCCTGAAGCTTACCCGTACCCTGGTTTTTGGTTTCCATGACACAGCTTTCATTAGCCTTATCATCAAGTTCTCTTGCTGGCATAGGCTAGCCTGGTTTCTGTCAGTCATGAGCAGACATGCTGAGTGATGTAGTTCATGTTGTCACGTTAGGAAGATGCACACAGTTGTAACTTCTTACTATGGCTCATTTCAGAGGGAGTGCCTGTCTATCCACATTGGCCAAGCCGGTGTCCAGATTGGGGGTGCTTGCTGGGAGCTCTATTGCCTGGAACACGGAATCCAGCCAGATGGTGTTGTTCTCGATGGTGGTCAGGATCTGCTGGCACCTGCTAAAACAGAGCCCACTCGTGCATCTTTTGATTCCTTCTTTTGTGAGACCAGAGCTGGGAAGTATGTGCCCAGAGCACTCTTCATGGACCTGGAGCCTACTGTCGTAGGTAATGTACGTTCCCATGTGCTTAACTGGGTCCACAACCCAAACAAACAAGTACAGAGACTGGCATGACTAGCTGTGGGCCTGGGAACTCCAAGAACTGTCCACAGTcaccaggagctggaagagaGGCAGGGGGCAGTTTCTCCAGCAGAACCTCCAGAAGAAGCCAACCCCACCAATGCCTGGACATTGAACTTCTGGCCTCCTGAACTATGAGACCATAAGACTCCCTTGGTTttgtttgtaaattaatttattttatttttggctgtgctgggtctttgttgctgtgctcaggctttctctcattgcggtgagtgggggctactctctagctgtggtgcatgggctcagttgctctgtgacatgtggaatcctcctggaccagggatggaacctgtatctcctgcattggcaggaggattcttatccactgcaccaccagggaagcccaacctccCCCATTTTAAGCCACCAAGATTGTTGTAATTTGTTAGGGCAGCCCCGATAAACTAATAAAGGGTGGGATGATGGAAAAAGGTGCTTTCCATTTACGTGGGAATAATTACACCTTTTCCTAGACTGAAAAAGCCAATTGGGCAGtttaaattcatttctttctatgaTATTAGTGGAGAGAAAGGGGGCTGCGCACAAATTAGGGGTGGGATGGTGTGGGTTGCACTGACCTCCTTTCCTGTCTGCAGACGGGGTGCGTGCAGGCAGCTACCGCTCACTCTTCCACTCTGAGCAGCTCGTCAGTGGAAAAGAAGACGCTGCGAACAACTACGCCCGAGGGCGCTACTCTGTGGGGCCGGAGATCCTCGACTTGGTGCTGGAGAGGATCCGCAAGCTGGCAAGTGGCTCCCTTCTCCTTCCGGGGCCATTCAGAGTGCCCGGGGTCCCTGGGGGCCCACCTAGCCAGCACCAGcactttctccctcccctccatcaCCCAGCTTCTACCGTGAAGCCTCCCGGACATGAGCATGCTCAGAGCTGGGTTGGTCCTGATGCTGGCACTGCCAACCTTCCTTACTAGAGAGGGGAGAAGCCTCACACTTACCCCACGGGCCTGGTcaactcctttgtttctttttccttttcccatgcatgaagaaatgttttattttatccccccctgctttattgagatataattgacatatggagtagagtgtgttagttgctcagtcgtgtctgactctttgcaaccccatggactgtagcccaccaggctcttctgtccatggaattctccaggcaagaacactggagtgagttgccattcccttctctgggggatcttcccaacccagggattgaacccaggtctcccacactgcaggcagattcttcaccatccgagccaccagggaaacactgtgtaaatttaaggtgtacaacaagATGATTTAATTCCTATtatcaaatatacatatatattatcaaaTGATCACCACCATCAGGATACTTAAGACATCCATCCCTCACATAAttaccttttttgtgtgtggtgacagcatttaagatctattctcgcTTCCCTCGCAGTTTAGTGTAACCActggacttcaccttccaatgcaggggatggggtttgatcccttctcagggagctaagatctcacatgcctctcaGGCAAAAAAgcccaaaacataaaatggaagtaatattgtaacaaattcaataaagactttaaaatggttcacgttaaaaaaaacctttaaaaaaaaaaagatctcttctCTTAGTAGCGTTCAAGTGTACTATACAGTGCTGTTAACTACAGTCACTATGCTGTACGTTAAACCCCCAGAACTTAttaatcttataactggaagtttatgcCCTCTGACCACCAgcatctcccctttctccttcatgcccccccaccccaccccaccccagcaacTACTATTCTACtctttgtttctatgagtttggccTTTTTCGATTCCACATGTCAGTGAgatgattcaatatttgtctttctctgtctgacttatttcaccttgCTTAATCGCCCCtgaggtccatccacgttgtcgCAAacggcaggatttccttcttttaaacgACTAGCCACCGTCTACTCTTGCTTCTGCCGACTCATGACTTGTCTGGTTACCAGAGACTTCCCTCTAAAACTTGTCATTTTCCAATAGTGACCATGAGTTGTAAAGTTAACAGGAGGCACGTCCTCCCTGGAGATCAGTTCCTCTATTTACTGACAGTGAATTCTTCTTTAAaatcctgtctggagaatcctctgTCTAGTAAATATTTTGGTGTTTGGCATCATCATTAGGGAATATGGTGCTTTTTTCACATCAGCACAGTAGATTGGGTACAAAAATGACAGATATTTCATCTActgaggggtggtggtggggaactATATTGCTTCAATATTTTGCTtgtcattttcttcattattgATAAACACCTTTAgctcacatatatatttatatactcatATACATATACTTTAGCTCATATACATGTACATTCATAGAGGGTAGCAAAAGACAGTTGAATGTTTATGCCCAGCTTATAGCAAAACTCTAAAGGATTTCCCCCACTCCGGAAGTAACCGCTCAAGTATGTTTCAAAGTAAACATGTTTGTGATGGTGATAACAATGGTAAACCAGAACTTTCTGTTTTTGGGTACTGGCTGTGTCCCACAGTTACCACTGCTTCTAGGTTTATTTGGCTGAATTCTCATTTCTTATTTATGAATACTTTCCCCAGGCGGAACACTGCAGTGGGCTTCAGGGGTTTCTCATCTTCCGAAGCTTTGGAGGAGGCACTGGGTCGGGATTTACGTCTCTCTTGTTGGAGCAGCTCTCCGTAGAATACAGTGGGAAGACTAAATTGGACTTCTCCGTCTACCCAGCCCCTAGGATCTCAACCGCTGTAGTGGAGCCTTACAACTCCATCCTCACCACCCACCCCACCATAGAGCACGTGGACTGTACCTTCCTGGTGGACAACGAGGCCATCTACAACATCTGTCATGGCAAACTTGACCTTGAACGTCCCTCTTATGCCAGCATCAACAGGCTGATCAGCCAGGCAGCATCTTCCATCACTGCCTCCCTCCGGTTTGAAGGCATCCTGAATGTGGACCTGATCGAATTCCAGACCAACCTGGTGCCTTACCCGCGGATACACTTCCCAGTGACCAGCTTCGCCCCCATCCTGTCTGCCGACAGCACCCACCACAAGGAGCCCTCTGTGTCAGACATCACAGCTGCATGCTTTGAGCCCTCCCACCAGCTAGTCAGGTGTGACCCTCGCCTGGGGAAGTACGTGGCCTGTTGCCTGCTCTACAGAGGGGATGTGGTCCCCAAGGAGGTGAACGCGGCGATTGCGGCCACAAAGTTGAGGAACTCTATTCAGTTTGTAGACTGGTGTCCGACTGGATTCAAGGTGGGCATCAATGATCGACCCCCCCGAGAGGTGCCAGGAGGGGACCTGGCCGAGGTCCAGCGGGCAGTCTGTATGCTGAGCAACAGCACGGCGGTTGCAGAGGCCTGGGCCCGTCTGGGCCACAAGTTTGATCTCATGTTCGCTAAGAGGGCGTTTCTGCACTGGTATATCAGGGAGGGCATGGAGGAAGGTGAGTTTGCAGAGGCCAGGGAGGACTTGGCGGTCCTAGAGAAGGATTACGAGGAAATGGGGAGAAGTCTCTGATGCAGATCTGACCGGTGACAATGAACGCTGAGTTGAAGTGTCACGCTTTATGTTTCAAGGCTAGAGTTCCCTCgatgagaagaaaaaggaaactaaGTCAAGAAAGACCTCAAGTTCCATGTTCAGTCAAATGGGGGTCAACATTAACAGTaaggccagacttccctggtagtccagtggttaagaatccgccagccaatgcaggggacatgggcttgattccagatctgggaagatcccacatgtcgtggaaaataaataattaaacaaataaaataccaaCAATGTACCACTTTGCCTGTTTTCAGCTCACACTGTTGTTGCCACAGAGGAGAATGACTGCAGTTTGGTAGAAATGATGTGTATAAACACATACTTTTCACCGTGTTCTCACCCACTCCAATCAAGCTAGACAGCTTGCCCCTGCCCacgtttttctctctcttgactgcttctctctctctgcttctctctctcctctctcattctttcttctcactactttctcttttctttccttctatgacTGTGGGGTATAATTCCAACTTTGGACCCAGTTCAGGTGTCACCTATTGCATATAGCCTCTTTGGAATTCACTTACTTTCACCCAGAATACCGGGAGAGTGAAGGTACACTGTGAAGTTCCTCACTATATTGAAAATACTcactgataaaatatattttttcatgtaaatATCTTACGTAGTAATTTGAACTTTTAttaggctggttccaaattgggaaaggattacatcaaggctgtgtattgtcaccctgcttatttaacttatatgcagagtacaccatgataaatgctggacaggatgaagcacaagctggaatcaagatttcctggagaaatatcaatatcctcagatacgcagatgacaccacccttatggcagaaagtgaagaagaactaaagagcctcttgatgaaagtgaaagaggagagtgaaaaagttggcttaaaactcaacattcagaaaactaagatcatggcatccagtcccatcacttcatggcaaataggtggggaaacagtggaaacagtgagagactttattttcttgggctccaaaatcatagcagatggtgactgcagccatgaaattaaaagatgcttgctccatggaagaaaagctatgaccaacctagatagcatattaaaaagcagagacattactttgccaacaaaggcccatctggtcaaggctatggttttttcagtagtcatgcatcgatgtgagagttggactataaagaaagctgagcaccaaagaattggtgcttttgaactgtggtgttggagaaaactcttgagagtcccttggactgcaaggagatcataccagtcaatcgtaaaggaaatcagtcctgaatattcattggaaaaactgatgctgaagctgaagctccagtactttggccacctgatgtggagaactaactcatttgaaaagaccctgatgctgggaaagattgaaggcaggaggagaaggggatgacagaggataagatggttggatggcatcaccgactcaatggacgtgagtctgagcaagctccgggagttggtgatggacaaggaggcctggtgtgctgtagtccatggggttgcagagtcagacaggaccgagagactggactgaactggagGCTTTTACAAAGTATTTTGTTTACCTGTGCTATTTCTCTATTTAGACACTAGAGGGCGCTAGTGAAATGCTTAAATAATTGCTCAATTTATAGGGAAGCAGGCATACTGCAGTacagggggtcgcaaagggtctgcaccactgagcgactgaactgaacagaagggcATTTGTATCTCTATATGTAAGTGTACGCATGTGTGAAAAGacatttagaaaactcagaaaagaccttttagaagtttccttttatttttttaaaattagtaatctaaaattaagattaaaatcctaataatttcttaaattttaagttCAGCTTGTAAATCTTATTTCTAAGTTTAGCAAAATTtaaatcatcattttaaatatgtatgaatTTTTGGTCCCCTTTGCAATCTTAGATAAATGCTTAAATACTTTAcgttatattcattttaatttattttattttaagaattttaattatGTGACAAACCTTCCCAAGAGCTCTAGTTCTTTTAGAATCAAATAAACTAAACTATAAATGTGGTGACTGGTATTCTTATGTTCTCAAAACTGTCTATAAAttaataagatttttatttaagATCACATGCGTAAATCCTTTactcaaaatatgtatttaaaattggaATTATAAGGCTGACTGTAATTCTATTAGGCCAAATAGTCTCAAATATTATACACATTGCACTTTAAATGCTAAATATGCACGGATTCCTATGTCATAAGAACTTTAATGATCCGTATTCAATTCACTCATTCACCAGTTATTTTCTGAACACCTGTCATGTGTTCCTAATTATTCTGACCACTGAGGATAAACAGcgaaccaaaaaaaataaaaataaaaattcttgccCTTATGGTTTATATGACAGTGAAGTTGGGGGTCTATTTCCTGAGTATGTAAAGATGCTCACTCCCTAAGAAAACACCATGTCTGGGACTTCCATGGCCATCCAGTTAAGACTGTATGCTTCCATTTCAAGgggtgcagtttcgatccctggtcagggaactaagatcccacgtgtctcgaggcatggccaagaaaacaaaagagaaacacacTGTGTCATCC
It encodes:
- the TUBAL3 gene encoding tubulin alpha chain-like 3 isoform X2; this encodes MRECLSIHIGQAGVQIGGACWELYCLEHGIQPDGVVLDGGQDLLAPAKTEPTRASFDSFFCETRAGKYVPRALFMDLEPTVVDGVRAGSYRSLFHSEQLVSGKEDAANNYARGRYSVGPEILDLVLERIRKLAEHCSGLQGFLIFRSFGGGTGSGFTSLLLEQLSVEYSGKTKLDFSVYPAPRISTAVVEPYNSILTTHPTIEHVDCTFLVDNEAIYNICHGKLDLERPSYASINRLISQAASSITASLRFEGILNVDLIEFQTNLVPYPRIHFPVTSFAPILSADSTHHKEPSVSDITAACFEPSHQLVRCDPRLGKYVACCLLYRGDVVPKEVNAAIAATKLRNSIQFVDWCPTGFKVGINDRPPREVPGGDLAEVQRAVCMLSNSTAVAEAWARLGHKFDLMFAKRAFLHWYIREGMEEGEFAEAREDLAVLEKDYEEMGRSL
- the TUBAL3 gene encoding tubulin alpha chain-like 3 isoform X1; amino-acid sequence: MHTVVTSYYGSFQRECLSIHIGQAGVQIGGACWELYCLEHGIQPDGVVLDGGQDLLAPAKTEPTRASFDSFFCETRAGKYVPRALFMDLEPTVVDGVRAGSYRSLFHSEQLVSGKEDAANNYARGRYSVGPEILDLVLERIRKLAEHCSGLQGFLIFRSFGGGTGSGFTSLLLEQLSVEYSGKTKLDFSVYPAPRISTAVVEPYNSILTTHPTIEHVDCTFLVDNEAIYNICHGKLDLERPSYASINRLISQAASSITASLRFEGILNVDLIEFQTNLVPYPRIHFPVTSFAPILSADSTHHKEPSVSDITAACFEPSHQLVRCDPRLGKYVACCLLYRGDVVPKEVNAAIAATKLRNSIQFVDWCPTGFKVGINDRPPREVPGGDLAEVQRAVCMLSNSTAVAEAWARLGHKFDLMFAKRAFLHWYIREGMEEGEFAEAREDLAVLEKDYEEMGRSL